In Humulus lupulus chromosome 7, drHumLupu1.1, whole genome shotgun sequence, the following are encoded in one genomic region:
- the LOC133791908 gene encoding uncharacterized protein LOC133791908 translates to MAETRSSIRNLETQMVQLATLMANRSQGNLPSTTEVNPKENFKAITLRSGKNYEGPSEKQPVEEVGQDQQAPTQEEKKQSEKKATEGIPTKEASPPISIEHHIKIPYPQRLRKNNMDKQFTKFLEVFKKLHINIPFAEALEQMSSYVKFMKDILSKKRKMEDFETVALTEECSAILQKKLPPKLRDPGSFTIPCTIGRIDGINALCDLGASINLMPLSVFKRLQLGEAKPTTVTLQLADRSLAHPRGVIEDVLVKVDKFIFPADFIVLDMEEDSNVPIILGRPF, encoded by the coding sequence ATGGCTGAAACTCGGTCTTCTATTAGAAATTTGGAGACCCAAATGGTACAATTGGCTACTCTCATGGCTAATCGTTCCCAAGGTAACTTGCCTAGCACCACTGAAGTCAATCCGAAAGAGAATTTCAAGGCAATCACGTTAAGAAGTGGGAAGAATTATGAGGGACCAAGCGAGAAGCAGCCAGTTGAAGAAGTGGGTCAGGATCAACAGGCACCAACACAAGAGGAAAAGAAGCAAAGTGAGAAGAAGGCTACTGAAGGCATACCAACAAAAGAAGCTTCGCCACCAATTAGTATTGAGCATCACATAAAGATTCCCTACCCCCAAAGGCTCCGTAAGAACAACATGGACAAGCAGTTTACTAAATTTCTGGAAGTATTCAAGAAACTGCACATCAACATTCCATTTGCGGAGGCCTTAGAGCAAATGTCGAGCTATGTCAAGTTCATGAAGGACATCTTGTCCAAGAAAAGGAAGATGGAGGACTTTGAAACTGTGGCATTGACGGAAGAGTGTAGTGCTATACTGCAAAAGAAGCTCCCTCCTAAACtgagagatcctgggagtttcacaATACCGTGCACTATTGGGAGAATTGATGGAATAAATGCTCTTTGTGATTTGGGGGCTAGTATCAACCTGATGCCATTGTCAGTTTTCAAGAGATTGCAACTTGGTGAAGCCAAGCCCACAACTGTAACTTTGCAACTAGCTGATCGTTCGTTGGCACATCCAAGAGGGGTAATTGAAGATGTCCTTGTCAAAGTAGACAAGTTTATTTTTCCTGCCGATTTCATAGTTCTTGACATGGAAGAGGATAGCAATGTTCCCATTATCCTTGGGAGACCCTTCTAG